ccacatctcagacgatgggcggccgggcagagacgctgctcacttcctagacgggatggcggccgggaagaggcgcccctcacttcccagactgggccgcggggcagaggggctcctcacatcccagacgatgggcggccaggcagagacgctcctcgcttcccagacggggtggcagctgggcagaggctgcaatctcggcactttgggaggccaaggcaggcggctgggaggtggaggttgtagcgagccgagatcacgccactgcactccagcctgggcaacgttgagcactgagtgaacaagactccgtctgcaatcccggcacctcaggaggccgaggctagcagatcactcgcggttaggagctggagaccggcctggccaacacggcgaaaccccgtctccaccaaaaaaatacaaaaaccagtcaggcgtggtggcgtgcgccttcAATCCCGGGCACTcggcaagctgaagcaggagaatcaggcagggaggttgcagcgagccgagacggcggcactacagtccagcctccgctcggcatcagagggagactgtggggagacagggagagggagagggagaggagggagaggaggggaggagggagaggaggggaggagggagaggagggagaggagggagcccAAGGCACAttatttaggtgtttttttttttttttttttttttttgagacggagttctgctctattgcccaggctggggtgcagcggtgcaatctcggctcattacaacctctgcctcctgggttcaagtgattctcttgcctcagcctcccgaggagctgggattacaggcacacaccaccacgcccagataatttttttgtatttttagtagagactgggtttcgccatgttggccttgaactcctgacctgaagtgatctgcccaccttggcctcctcaagtgctggaattacaggtgtgagccaccacacccggccgtcaTTTAGCTTTTCTGAAACTCACTTTTCATATGTGtatattggaaataaaaatacttgCTCCTCAGTTTTGTGGCCTGGATTTAATGGAATTATTTCAGCAAGGCACCTGACCTGAATATAgttcctctctcttcttcctctgccagCCAGAGCACCCTCTGCCCCAAGACACAGCTTTTCCACAGCACTCTCTTTGCCAGGAACCCTCAGCATGAACCTGCAAGGCTTGCCTGTTGCCCAGGGTTGGTGGGGCTGCTTTTCCCCACTGCCTGGTGGCCAGCTGCCTTTTGGGAGCTTGGAGGATACCTACAGAATGCTCCAGGCTGCCACTACATAGTGACAGACGTCAGCTCTATCTTGCTCTGTCTTGACAGAGCCCCTGTGGGTAGCGCTTCCACTAGGCTCACTCCCTTATGGCCCAATTCAGGGAGTTTCAGGAAGAGTAAGTTTTCCTGGTCCTACTGGCCTATGGTTTATAGACATATATTCTCCACATCACTTTTCCCCCCTATTTCCTGTATGTCAGTTCTCTAGTTCATGCACTTCATTAATCACTGTCATCCAGaacttttttccccccaagaaGTCTTTGTTTATAATACTTCGTGTAAGCAGTTGAAAGGGCCAGCCGGGTGGCAAAGTTatgattacttaaaaaaaaaaaaaaaaaagcagtgagcctaggcaacatagtgagaccccatctctacaaaaaaatagaactagccagttatggtggtgcacgcctgtggtcccagctagttgacgagaggattgcttgagccttagaggttgaggctacagtgagctatgattgcaccactgcacaccagcctgggcgacagagcgaggactctgtctcaacaaaaaaacaaaaaaaacttaacagTTAAGATTTCCTCCTGAAAAACTTTCAAAGGACTTAAGTCTTCTACctgctgtttaaaaaaatatagtttaaTTTTTGACCAGataacatattcatatatattcccATGTAAAAGATTCTAAAGAGTCAATAGTAAAGAAGGGCTCTCTCTTGTCTTCCCTGGAGGCAGACAATATCAGTTTCTAGTGAAGAGGCAAGGAAATTTTTCTATTAGGCAACAGGTTGAAAAAACATTTCAGGCTTTGTGGACAGATCTCCATTCTAGAGTATCCTTAAAGAGAAATTTTATGCAAAAACAAGCATATACATATTCATGTCTTCTCCCGCAACTCTCCCCAAATGGTACCATACTGTATAGACTGTTCtggacttgtttttgttttttcttttctttttcctttttttttttttttttgagacgaagtctcgctctgtcatccaggttggattgcaatggagtgatctcggctaactgcagcctctgcgtcccgggttcaagctattctcctgcctcagcctcctgagtagctgggattacaggtgcccaccacacgcctggctgttttgtatttttagtagagatggggttttgccatgttggccaggctggcctcgaactccacacctcaggtgattggcccgcctccgcctcccaaagtgctgggattacaggcatgagccaccgggcccagcctggACTTGGTTTTTATCAGTTAAACTGGGGGTTGGCAAACCATGGCCCACCAGTCAAGTCCAGCCTGCCACCTGTGGCTGTAAGTCATTTTACTGGAACCTCTGTTCATTTGTTTACGTATTATATGTGGCTGCTCTCGTGTTGCAGTGGCAGGGCCGAGTAGTTGCAACACAGACTGCGTGGCTGACAAAGGCTAAGATATTGGccatctggccttttacagaaaaagtttgctgacctctgagcTCAACAGTGTGTCTCCACCTTTCTATATCAGCACAGAAAGAGCTTCCTCACTTTTTTTCAAGGCGGcataatattttgttgtatggCTGCagtataacttatttttaatcaGGTCCTTTTAATGGATATTTAGgtcatttttgactttttttttgttgcttaagacaggatctcactgtgttgcccaggctgaactcaagcgatcctctcgcctcagctcCCAGAGTAACAGGCTACAGCTGTGATTCAACACACCTGGCTCATTTCTAACTTTTTTGCTGCtgcaaataatgctgcagtgaataagCTAGTACTTAGCTCATTTTCCACATGTGTGATTATATTTACAGAATGAAGCCTGGAAGTGGAATTGCTCAATCAAAGCCTGTGTGCATTGATAATGTTTATAGCTATTGTCAAATTGCCCTCTGTGGAGGTTGTACCAACTGACATTCTCACCAATGTTATGAAAGTGCCCATTTTGCCCTACCTTTGCCAGCAGAGTATTTTAAGCCTTTTGATATTTATCAATCTGCCAGGTTAAAAAAAGAGGTAGCCCAGGGTAGCTTACTTTGCATGTCTTTTATTCTGATGCATTGCACGTTCTTCCATGCATTTACGAGGCGTGTGCTCCTTCCTCAGCTGGCAGTTTACTGTCCTGGTCTGAGGATCTTCTGGGGACTGGTCTCTCTTGCTGACTCTTTCGTGTCATTTTCACAAACAAccttttgaggaaaaaaagtcTTAAGGACAAACACATGCTGGCAATTAGCGCCATCGACATTCCAGATATCGGGGCTGGGAAGGCAGGGTGAGACCTGCTGGGTGTCATCGTTCTGCTCTGAACTAGGAGGACTGACTTTCAGAGGGTTCTCGGTGTTCTCTTCCTCCACAGCGCTCCTGTTGACACAAACAGCCTCATGTTCCTCCAGATTTTTGATGGGGACCACGTGGCAGGCGTTGTATTTGCAGGTGGCCATCTTTTTGGCTTTCTTGGGGTTCTTTCTCCTGCACGATGCCAGGTGGTACTGGAATCTGCTGAGTGGGATTTGGTGGTGAGGATCGTAAGGGCAAATTTCAAAGGCTTCTGGCTCCATGAGAAATTCTTGAAGTAGGGTATCTCACTGCTAGAGTCTAACGGAAATGCTTCTTGTGGAGAAGCCCTTTTGTAAGAAGGATGGAGTTGTCCTCTGCCCAGTTTTGGCCCTTGGGATTCTGTAGGTGACGGTCTTAACTTGTGGTCTGTTCTGTAGGACCGTGAGTGGTGGATTAGAAGAGAGATGAGGAGCTGCCAAAAGCAGCTACACAGAGAACAGAGTTAGCAAATGGCACCCGAGACAGAACTATAGCAGATGCAAGAGCCAAAAACCCACAGCCGCTTGACTCACAGATATACTATGATGTCAAGCTGCAGTCACCGGTGGTCACAATGGGCAGCCTAAGTCATCAGGAAGAGGCTATTGTGCACTGCTTGGGAGGGGTGGATGGCTTTGGGAATGCTGCCATCTAAAATTGTTCATGGATGTATGTTGTGACTTAAGTCTTTTAACTGTacgtatttgttttttgttttggtttttgttttttttttgagacagagtctcgctctgttgccaggctggagtacagtggtgcgatcttggcccactgcaatctccgcctcccaggttcaagtgattctcctgcctcaggctcccaagtagctgggattacaggcacccgccatcatgcccggctaattttttgtatttttagtagagacgggtttcaccatgttggccaggctggtcttgaactcctgacctcaggtgatccacccgcctcagtcccccaaagtgctgggatgataggtgtgagcccctgcgctTTGCCAGGGCTGGTTTTTGGATGTGATTCTCAGGGCTGTCTTTCTTTACCCTTCTGCTCTGCTGAGGCCCACAGCAGCCTAGTCtccttgggggtgggggaagggtttAAATCTATTCATATATCGCAGAAGGTGAAGCCTTTTGGTGTTCCAGCTTAACATGGGAAACATTTCCTATAAAACGCCCCATCTTAGGTCGACCCTGCCGTTGTCCCTCACAGAACTGGACCAAAGTCTGAATGGACGCAATTGACACATACCTCAGGGTGTTAGTGGTTTTGGTCCTCTGACATTATATTTACCTGTTTGGTGTTAGGTAggatttcttctaaaaattgGCCTGGAGCTccttcccaccccccaccccgttAAATTGTTTCTCAAGATCTGAGTGACAGTAGAGAAATACCATATTCCTGAATAGGAAGACTCAAAATCATAAATGAATATTCTCTGTAAACTAAATTACATAAATTACATAGTCACCCTAAATTGATACATAAATATAATGcaattccaaataatttttgtagctTTATTTTATGTGCTGATATCTGATAGAGCAAGTCTCTGCTTGTTATTAGTTTTCCCCCCAAAAGCCTTGACTATCTTCAAGGATTTGTTATTCTAGATCATGTGTCAACAAACTATGGGCCCATGATTCAAATCCAGGTGGCtatctgcttttgtaaataaagttttactgaagcacagccacacccatttgtttatatattgtccATTGGCTGCTTTTGAGCTAGatttgagtagttgcaacagaatCCAAATGACCCAGAAACCTCTAATGTTTTCTGTCTGGCCCATTATAGAAAAAGCTCACCCATCCTATTCTTGGTGGTGGTTAAGGAAGCCGACTGTATTCAAATTCTACCTCCTGCCACTTaccagccatgtgaccttggggaaggtgtgtgtgtgagtgtgtgtgtgtgtatgtgtgtgtgtgtggttcctGGCATTTACTAAGCTCTATTGATGGTGTCTTTTCAGGTAGgctttgtagttttctttctattttttgcacgttaaaaaaaatttaatctatGATGCtttatggttttttctttttctttttttttttgtcattgtaaaTGACACTTTTTCCATCTCTCCACATCCTAGCTATGGTGTTCAGCCTTTTTTGAGAATTGAAGTGATTGGCTTTGTCTACATTGTTACATAATTGCAACTGATCATACATGTGGGATGTCTTGTTACTATCATATGACATGCAGACAATTTAGCAACATGACACTCACTGATGTCATAGTAAGAAATTGTAAAGGGAACCCAGGTATAGACAAAAGATTAGACAAAGGATTCTAAAAAAAGGCATCTTTCATAACTACGCCATTTATTCTGGGTGTGCCAGTCAGGATAGGCAAGGTTAGGCTGCAATAACGTACAGTGCCAAAACttcagtagcttaaaacaacgaAGGCTTATGAGTCACTTTCAAGTCTAAAGCAGGTTTCTGGGTTGGGGAGGGGTATTGGGAATCTGCTCCTTGTGGTTAATGGAGCCAGGCTGATGGAGCCTCCATAGCAACACTTGCTTCCTtctagaagaaggaagaggatgtggagagtcATGCGCGAGCTTCCACCGGGAAATGATAAACATCACTTCTGCTACTGTTTCATGGTTCAAAGTAAGTCCTACCTAACTTCAAAGAGCAAGGAGGTACGGTCTTTCCACATGCCCAGAAGGAGGACAATGGGAACTTTGGGAAGTCCTGAGGGCTTCCCCAGTCTGCCCTTCTCGTCACCagcattcatttctcttttctccacacacACGGAGCATATTCTTCCCCATGGGAGAAAACCCAAAGTCCTAGCTCAGAGGGGGAGATCAATGGCTTACTCAGTGCTTTCCTGGGGCTTCTTGAGATCTTGAGATCTGGCTCTTACCCCAGACCAGTGGAATTCTAGTGCCTCAAACCAAGCTGGCTCCTATGAGGAATGTGAGGCCAAGAAGTTGTGTTCCCTGTACCCCAACCCACTCACCCTAGGGATAGCTCCTGGTTTGCTCTGCTGAGTGTCCTTGGTAAACTATACCTTCCATATCATGCATGTAACACAGAGCCCATTTTCTTCAAGCCTACAGCCCACTATTAAAGGAAAtatggtcgggtgcagtggctcactcctgtaatcccagcactttgggaggctgaggtgggcggattgcttgagcccagcagttcgagaccagcctgggcaacatggcaaaaccgtatctctacaaaaaatacaaaaattagcctgctgtggtggtgcatgcct
This window of the Gorilla gorilla gorilla isolate KB3781 chromosome 21, NHGRI_mGorGor1-v2.1_pri, whole genome shotgun sequence genome carries:
- the GTSF1L gene encoding gametocyte-specific factor 1-like; the encoded protein is MEPEAFEICPYDPHHQIPLSRFQYHLASCRRKNPKKAKKMATCKYNACHVVPIKNLEEHEAVCVNRSAVEEENTENPLKVSPPSSEQNDDTQQVSPCLPSPDIWNVDGANCQHVFVLKTFFPQKVVCENDTKESARETSPQKILRPGQ